One Chitinophaga sp. H8 DNA window includes the following coding sequences:
- a CDS encoding helix-turn-helix transcriptional regulator, with translation MEKVEYNRIKVVLAEKKVTNKDLAIHLNIKPETVSRWCTNDSQPNVATLFRIARFLRVKVCALLQDVDTITI, from the coding sequence ATGGAAAAAGTAGAGTATAACAGAATAAAGGTTGTGCTTGCTGAAAAAAAGGTAACCAATAAGGATTTAGCAATCCATTTAAATATTAAGCCGGAAACAGTTTCCAGGTGGTGTACCAATGATAGCCAACCTAATGTAGCTACTTTGTTTAGGATTGCCAGGTTCTTAAGGGTGAAGGTCTGTGCTTTATTGCAAGATGTAGATACCATAACAATATAG